Proteins from one Brevibacillus humidisoli genomic window:
- the codY gene encoding GTP-sensing pleiotropic transcriptional regulator CodY, protein MDLLSKTRRINRMLQKSAGHAVNFNEMAEVLSDVIDANIFVVSRKGKMLGYAIAQEIDNERIRQMLEERRFPEEYSQNLLKVEETSANLDIDSPYTAFPVEMKEVFSSGLTTIVPIMGGGDRLGTLILARVNNHFVDDDLILAEVGATVVGMEILRERSEAIEEEARSKAVVQMAIGSLSYSELEAVEHIFEELDGKEGLLVASKIADRVGITRSVIVNALRKLESAGVIESRSLGMKGTFIKVLNEKLLPELEKLKTS, encoded by the coding sequence ATGGATTTGTTATCGAAAACCAGGAGAATTAACCGTATGCTGCAAAAATCGGCAGGGCATGCGGTTAACTTTAATGAAATGGCAGAGGTATTGAGTGACGTGATTGACGCCAATATCTTTGTCGTCAGTCGAAAGGGTAAGATGCTGGGGTATGCGATCGCACAAGAGATTGACAATGAACGCATTCGACAGATGTTGGAAGAACGTCGTTTTCCGGAGGAGTATAGCCAAAACCTGCTGAAAGTGGAAGAGACCTCGGCCAACCTCGACATCGACAGTCCGTATACGGCTTTTCCAGTCGAAATGAAAGAAGTGTTTTCATCCGGGTTGACTACGATTGTTCCGATTATGGGAGGCGGTGACCGCCTGGGCACGCTGATTCTTGCCCGTGTCAACAATCACTTTGTCGATGACGACCTGATTCTTGCAGAGGTAGGGGCCACTGTTGTAGGAATGGAGATTCTGCGGGAACGCTCTGAAGCGATTGAAGAAGAAGCACGCAGCAAAGCGGTTGTACAGATGGCGATTGGCTCCCTCTCTTATAGCGAATTGGAAGCGGTCGAACACATTTTTGAAGAGTTGGACGGGAAAGAAGGGTTGCTGGTCGCCTCCAAGATTGCCGACAGAGTGGGCATCACCCGTTCTGTGATCGTCAACGCACTGCGCAAACTGGAGAGCGCCGGTGTCATTGAATCCCGTTCCTTGGGGATGAAAGGGACATTTATCAAGGTACTGAATGAAAAACTGCTGCCCGAATTGGAGAAGTTGAAAACCTCCTAA
- the flgB gene encoding flagellar basal body rod protein FlgB encodes MIQTDHLRLLERSLDVSTLRQRVIANNIANVDTPHFKSKRVAFEEMLRQEMGQTTSQLRAYRTDQRHLSFGPIGSIPEPRITSNPNAMVQHNENDVDLEYEMNRMAENQIWYNGLVQLTGGYFTKLSSVINGGGK; translated from the coding sequence TTGATTCAAACAGACCACCTGCGGTTGCTGGAGCGTTCTTTGGATGTCAGCACGTTGAGGCAGCGCGTTATCGCGAATAATATCGCCAACGTGGACACTCCGCACTTCAAAAGCAAGCGAGTCGCGTTCGAAGAGATGCTTCGACAAGAAATGGGGCAGACAACCAGTCAACTCCGTGCGTATCGGACGGATCAACGTCATCTATCGTTCGGCCCAATTGGTTCCATTCCCGAGCCGCGCATTACGTCTAATCCGAATGCGATGGTGCAGCATAATGAAAACGATGTTGACCTGGAGTATGAAATGAACCGAATGGCCGAAAATCAAATCTGGTACAACGGATTGGTCCAACTGACAGGCGGTTATTTCACCAAGTTGAGCAGTGTGATTAACGGAGGAGGGAAGTGA
- the flgC gene encoding flagellar basal body rod protein FlgC translates to MSLFRGMDTSASALTANRLRLDTIAANIANANSTRAQLVDGVWQPYRRKIVEIAPKTNQTFDHLLGAAIGMVSGAKPEQGVRVQAIREDNTPFKRVYHPEHPDADQAGYVLMPNVDIMKEMVDMISASRSYEANVTALNASKSMMMKALEINGR, encoded by the coding sequence ATGAGCTTGTTTAGAGGGATGGATACAAGTGCATCGGCACTTACCGCTAACCGTTTGCGGCTGGACACGATCGCAGCCAACATTGCCAACGCCAATTCGACTCGCGCCCAGTTGGTTGATGGAGTATGGCAGCCGTATCGGCGAAAGATCGTTGAGATTGCTCCCAAGACGAACCAGACCTTTGATCATTTGCTCGGGGCTGCAATCGGGATGGTTTCGGGTGCCAAGCCGGAGCAAGGTGTTCGTGTGCAGGCGATTCGTGAGGACAACACGCCGTTTAAACGGGTGTACCATCCGGAGCATCCAGATGCTGATCAGGCAGGATACGTGCTGATGCCAAATGTAGACATCATGAAAGAAATGGTGGACATGATTTCGGCGTCCCGTTCCTATGAAGCGAATGTAACTGCATTAAATGCTTCGAAGAGTATGATGATGAAGGCATTGGAAATTAACGGGAGATAA
- the fliE gene encoding flagellar hook-basal body complex protein FliE — MQINPLSKIATQPPSVAGKATPAEVAQSFSDYLSNAMGQVNQAQLGAQELTKQYAAGQVDDIHQVMIAGQKASVMLQLTMQVRNKVIESYQEIMRMPL; from the coding sequence ATGCAAATCAATCCTCTCAGCAAAATAGCAACACAGCCGCCATCTGTTGCAGGCAAGGCTACACCAGCGGAAGTGGCTCAGTCGTTTTCCGATTATTTGTCCAATGCAATGGGACAAGTGAATCAAGCTCAGCTGGGGGCTCAGGAACTGACGAAACAATACGCTGCCGGCCAAGTGGATGACATACACCAAGTAATGATTGCCGGACAGAAAGCATCCGTTATGCTTCAGCTAACCATGCAAGTGCGCAACAAGGTGATCGAATCCTATCAGGAAATTATGCGGATGCCACTCTAA
- the fliF gene encoding flagellar basal-body MS-ring/collar protein FliF, with the protein MNERLALYRERIKAKWSELGSRQKWLIGFTALFLLISLALYIFFASQPVYVSLYDQRLSEQEIGIIKQELDSNQIPYRVTGGGTRIEVPQVMAQDIIVDLAAQGIPSEAGISAEIFSSTGSFGITDRQFDVLKKDALQQELRKMLERVNGVRTAQVMITLPEENLFVTETPEEATASVIVDVEPGTRLNQGQIKALHYLVSRSVENLPIENITITDQYSNLLEINETDGSSGSMPLYEQQEKIRSDYERKIQQDLYNLLGTIMGRDKVIVHAAVKMNFAKENRVENLVEPVDQENNEGIIISAEQLSKTFSGQGAPPGGVAGTGENGVPGYPGGDQQGSTSEYEELSERVNREVNRITRNITESPYQVEDISINIGVEPPAGGQLDPQTVENIRQILRNVVFVTLSDRNRELTQAELDQRISVFERQFDGKVAIEQQSALNPYILYGVGALALLAIAAVAYLVIRRRRQANQEEELPDLPAPEPSEIPDLEYSEDSDGVVVRKQLEKLARSKPEEFVTLLRTWLAEE; encoded by the coding sequence ATGAACGAACGTCTAGCATTATACAGAGAACGAATAAAAGCAAAGTGGAGCGAACTAGGAAGCCGACAAAAATGGTTAATTGGTTTTACGGCCCTGTTTCTTCTGATATCGCTGGCCTTATACATATTTTTCGCATCTCAGCCAGTATACGTGTCGCTTTACGATCAGCGCTTAAGTGAACAGGAAATCGGAATCATCAAGCAAGAACTGGACAGCAACCAGATCCCGTATCGGGTTACCGGTGGCGGGACACGGATCGAGGTTCCGCAGGTAATGGCTCAGGATATCATTGTTGATCTTGCCGCACAGGGCATCCCCAGTGAAGCGGGAATCAGCGCAGAAATATTCTCCAGCACCGGCAGCTTTGGGATTACGGACCGACAGTTTGATGTGCTCAAGAAAGATGCATTGCAGCAGGAGCTTAGGAAAATGCTGGAGCGCGTCAATGGTGTTCGCACGGCCCAGGTCATGATTACATTACCGGAGGAAAACCTGTTTGTTACAGAGACACCGGAAGAGGCGACCGCTTCTGTGATCGTCGATGTGGAGCCGGGTACGCGGCTCAATCAAGGGCAGATCAAGGCTCTTCACTATCTGGTATCCCGCTCGGTGGAGAACCTCCCGATTGAAAACATCACCATTACCGATCAGTACTCCAATCTGCTGGAGATAAATGAAACCGACGGAAGCTCCGGCTCGATGCCCCTCTATGAGCAGCAGGAAAAAATCAGGTCAGATTACGAGAGAAAAATACAGCAAGACTTGTACAACCTGCTTGGCACCATCATGGGGCGTGACAAGGTGATTGTCCACGCTGCCGTCAAGATGAATTTCGCCAAGGAGAACCGGGTGGAGAACCTGGTGGAACCGGTTGATCAGGAAAACAACGAAGGCATCATCATCAGTGCTGAACAACTATCCAAGACCTTTAGCGGACAAGGTGCACCTCCCGGAGGTGTGGCCGGTACCGGCGAAAACGGCGTCCCCGGTTACCCAGGAGGAGATCAACAGGGCAGCACCAGCGAGTACGAAGAATTAAGCGAACGGGTAAACCGGGAAGTAAACCGAATCACCCGCAATATCACCGAAAGTCCTTATCAGGTAGAAGATATCTCGATCAACATCGGTGTTGAACCGCCAGCAGGCGGTCAACTTGACCCGCAAACGGTGGAGAACATCAGGCAGATCCTGCGCAATGTCGTCTTTGTTACACTTAGCGACCGGAATCGGGAACTAACCCAGGCCGAACTGGATCAACGCATCTCCGTATTCGAACGCCAGTTTGACGGAAAAGTTGCAATCGAGCAGCAGTCCGCGTTGAATCCGTATATCCTGTATGGTGTAGGTGCGCTTGCGCTGTTGGCCATTGCGGCTGTTGCTTATCTCGTCATCCGCCGACGCCGTCAAGCGAACCAAGAAGAAGAGCTTCCGGATTTGCCTGCGCCTGAGCCCTCGGAAATACCCGATCTTGAATACAGCGAGGACAGTGACGGCGTAGTGGTTCGCAAGCAATTAGAGAAGTTGGCCAGAAGCAAACCGGAAGAATTCGTTACACTGCTTCGCACTTGGCTAGCTGAAGAGTAG
- the fliG gene encoding flagellar motor switch protein FliG, giving the protein MVRAAKELSGRQKAAILLISLGPEVSAQVFKHLREDEIEQLTLEIANVRKVAGDEKEKVLQEFHQIAVAQEVISQGGITYAKEILEKALGESKAIDIINRLTANLQVRPFDFARKADPGQILNFIQNEHSQTIALVLSYLDANQAAMILSELPQERQADVAKRVALMDSTSPEVIAQVEQVLEQKLSATVTQDYSQAGGIEAIVNILNGVDRSTERTILDSLEIQDPELAEEIKKRMFVFEDIATLDNRSIQRVIRDVENADLQLALKVASEEVRETVFRNMSKRMAETFKEEMEFMGPVRLRDVEEAQSRIVATIRRLEEAGEIIIARGGGDDIIV; this is encoded by the coding sequence ATGGTTCGCGCCGCCAAGGAATTGTCAGGCAGACAAAAGGCTGCGATTCTTCTGATTTCGCTTGGCCCGGAAGTATCAGCGCAAGTATTTAAGCACTTACGGGAAGACGAAATCGAACAGCTAACGCTTGAGATTGCCAATGTCAGAAAAGTGGCAGGAGACGAAAAAGAGAAAGTACTGCAAGAGTTTCACCAGATCGCCGTCGCACAGGAAGTGATTTCACAAGGCGGGATAACCTACGCCAAAGAAATCCTTGAAAAGGCACTCGGAGAGTCGAAAGCAATTGACATTATCAATCGGTTAACTGCCAATCTGCAAGTGCGTCCGTTCGATTTTGCCCGCAAAGCTGATCCAGGGCAAATCCTGAACTTTATTCAAAATGAGCATTCGCAAACCATTGCACTCGTCCTCTCCTATCTCGATGCCAACCAGGCTGCGATGATTTTGTCTGAATTGCCGCAGGAACGCCAGGCCGATGTAGCCAAGCGGGTCGCCCTGATGGACAGCACCTCTCCCGAAGTCATTGCACAGGTGGAGCAGGTGCTGGAACAGAAGCTGTCTGCCACGGTTACACAGGATTATTCGCAAGCTGGCGGCATTGAAGCGATTGTCAATATTCTCAATGGGGTCGACCGCAGCACAGAACGTACCATCCTTGACTCCTTGGAGATTCAGGACCCCGAGTTGGCAGAAGAAATCAAGAAGCGCATGTTCGTTTTCGAAGACATCGCGACATTGGACAATCGTTCTATCCAGCGCGTCATCCGGGACGTGGAAAACGCCGATCTTCAATTGGCGCTCAAGGTGGCCAGCGAAGAAGTTCGCGAGACGGTCTTCCGCAACATGTCAAAACGGATGGCCGAGACATTCAAGGAAGAGATGGAGTTTATGGGACCGGTTCGGCTGCGTGATGTGGAAGAAGCCCAATCGCGTATTGTCGCAACCATTCGCCGCTTAGAGGAGGCTGGTGAGATCATTATCGCCCGCGGCGGAGGTGATGACATCATTGTCTAG
- a CDS encoding FliH/SctL family protein, translating into MTSLSRIFKASRYSASDEKVVLSVKLPPPSQTEQISERLQEKKEKIHPELEKAEEEAQAVLRDAEETAQKLLEEAAQHAEELRQQAEEEIKQWWQEKQQELQELADQVREQAHMEGLAQGREVGMAAVWAEEEQRVLEAKEVLERAHVNKEQIIAEAEPFLVALSVEIARKIIGEELQQAPEKIAEMVKDVLRRSRVHGQITLCVNHKHYQWLEEHRSQFLSLLDGQAELIVLPDYSVRDDGCVIRTPFGSVDARIDTQLEEIKEALLSIAKGSETDDDA; encoded by the coding sequence ATGACATCATTGTCTAGAATCTTCAAAGCTTCCCGCTACTCCGCTTCGGATGAGAAGGTTGTCCTCTCTGTGAAACTGCCTCCACCTTCTCAGACGGAACAGATCAGTGAAAGGTTGCAGGAAAAAAAAGAAAAAATACATCCGGAATTGGAAAAAGCCGAGGAAGAGGCACAGGCCGTCCTGCGAGATGCTGAAGAGACGGCTCAAAAGCTGCTGGAAGAGGCCGCCCAGCATGCCGAGGAACTGCGCCAGCAGGCCGAGGAGGAGATCAAGCAGTGGTGGCAGGAGAAACAGCAGGAGTTGCAGGAGTTGGCCGATCAGGTGCGTGAGCAGGCTCATATGGAAGGACTCGCTCAAGGAAGAGAAGTCGGCATGGCTGCCGTGTGGGCGGAGGAAGAACAGCGAGTTCTTGAGGCAAAAGAAGTGCTGGAACGGGCACATGTAAACAAGGAACAGATCATTGCAGAGGCAGAGCCTTTTCTCGTCGCGTTAAGCGTGGAGATTGCCAGAAAGATCATCGGTGAAGAACTACAGCAAGCACCGGAAAAAATTGCTGAGATGGTAAAAGATGTACTGCGTCGCTCACGGGTACACGGACAGATCACGCTCTGTGTCAATCACAAACATTATCAATGGCTGGAGGAACATCGCAGTCAGTTTCTCTCTCTGTTGGATGGACAAGCCGAATTGATCGTCCTTCCAGATTACTCTGTGCGGGATGATGGTTGTGTGATCCGAACGCCGTTTGGAAGTGTCGACGCACGAATTGATACACAGCTCGAGGAGATCAAAGAAGCTTTGCTGTCAATTGCCAAGGGAAGTGAGACGGATGACGACGCTTGA
- the fliI gene encoding flagellar protein export ATPase FliI, which produces MTTLDLSKYRQTLQQLDPVRVNGKVTQVVGLTVESQGPEAKLGELCHIFSQHDQHPIAAEVVGFRDNKVLLMPLGELSAIGPGCDVVATGQPLLVKVGSEILGRVLDGLGRPLDGSPLPFGLSSYPTNNQPPNPISRPRIVDPLSVGVRAIDGLLTIGKGQRVGIFAGSGVGKSTLLGMIARNTSADINVIALIGERGREVMEFIHRDLGEEGLKRSVVVVATSDQPAMIRIKGAMIATSIAEYFRDRGLNVMLMMDSVTRFAMAQREIGLAIGEPPATRGYTPSVFALLPKLLERAGTSAKGSITAFYTVLVDSDDMNDPIADAVRGILDGHIVLDRKIAQKGHFPSIDVLASVSRVMNEICSGDHLEAARQLKTHLSTYREAEDLINIGAYKLGSNREIDAAIRYRDVIRDFTSQGTHEPAELSTTINALIAHFGGTSP; this is translated from the coding sequence ATGACGACGCTTGACCTGAGCAAATACCGGCAGACCCTGCAGCAGCTTGATCCGGTGCGGGTCAACGGCAAGGTGACCCAGGTGGTAGGACTCACAGTAGAATCACAGGGGCCGGAGGCAAAGTTGGGAGAACTATGTCACATCTTTTCTCAGCACGATCAACACCCGATCGCAGCAGAGGTTGTCGGGTTTCGCGATAACAAGGTACTGCTGATGCCGTTAGGAGAACTGTCAGCCATCGGACCAGGATGTGATGTGGTTGCGACCGGACAGCCCCTTTTGGTGAAAGTGGGTTCTGAAATCCTGGGGCGGGTGCTGGATGGATTGGGACGACCGCTTGATGGCAGTCCACTGCCGTTTGGCTTGAGTTCATATCCGACCAACAACCAGCCGCCCAACCCGATCTCTCGTCCCCGGATAGTCGATCCATTGAGTGTGGGTGTACGAGCGATAGACGGGCTGCTGACGATTGGGAAAGGACAGCGGGTGGGTATCTTTGCGGGTTCTGGTGTAGGCAAAAGTACACTGCTGGGCATGATCGCCCGCAACACGTCTGCCGATATCAACGTCATTGCCTTAATCGGAGAGCGCGGTCGAGAGGTGATGGAGTTTATTCATCGCGATTTGGGGGAAGAAGGACTGAAGAGATCCGTAGTGGTTGTAGCTACCTCTGATCAGCCGGCGATGATCCGGATCAAAGGTGCGATGATTGCCACTTCGATTGCTGAGTATTTCCGTGATCGCGGGCTTAACGTGATGCTGATGATGGACTCGGTTACACGCTTTGCAATGGCGCAGCGGGAGATCGGTTTGGCCATTGGTGAGCCGCCAGCGACACGAGGGTACACCCCATCTGTTTTCGCCCTTTTGCCCAAGCTGCTGGAGAGGGCAGGGACGTCTGCCAAAGGGAGCATAACTGCCTTTTATACCGTACTGGTCGATTCAGACGACATGAATGATCCGATCGCCGATGCTGTGCGCGGCATCCTGGACGGACATATCGTGCTTGACCGGAAAATCGCGCAAAAAGGACATTTCCCGTCGATTGATGTACTGGCTAGTGTCAGTCGTGTCATGAATGAGATTTGTTCAGGAGACCACTTGGAAGCGGCTCGTCAGCTAAAGACACACTTATCGACGTACCGTGAAGCGGAGGACCTGATCAACATCGGTGCGTACAAGCTCGGCAGCAATCGCGAGATCGATGCGGCGATCCGCTATCGAGATGTGATCCGTGATTTCACATCGCAGGGTACTCATGAACCCGCAGAGCTTTCCACTACCATTAATGCACTGATTGCACATTTTGGAGGGACAAGCCCGTGA
- the fliJ gene encoding flagellar export protein FliJ, which produces MKTFTFHLQKILDLKEKEREQAEWAFGKSLQKKAEEEAKLINLTRHREEVSHTLYEMQNQPCSVSQLIEGNRYQQAVERAIQTQRQTLYGCELEVEDRKQKLTSRMQESKLWEKMREQAKERFDHAQRQMEQKELDEIGISRYTMQQTSRTSKAAEKVSAPPLS; this is translated from the coding sequence GTGAAGACGTTCACCTTTCATCTTCAAAAGATCCTTGATCTCAAGGAAAAGGAGCGGGAACAGGCAGAATGGGCTTTTGGCAAATCTCTTCAAAAGAAGGCAGAAGAGGAAGCGAAGCTCATCAATTTAACACGTCACCGGGAAGAGGTAAGCCATACGCTTTATGAAATGCAGAATCAGCCTTGCAGCGTCTCTCAGTTGATAGAAGGGAACCGCTATCAACAGGCGGTTGAGCGAGCTATTCAGACGCAGCGGCAAACCTTGTACGGCTGTGAACTGGAGGTTGAAGACCGAAAACAAAAGCTTACCTCTCGCATGCAGGAGAGCAAACTGTGGGAGAAGATGCGCGAGCAGGCGAAGGAACGGTTCGATCATGCCCAGAGACAAATGGAGCAGAAAGAATTGGACGAAATCGGCATCAGCCGATATACCATGCAACAGACCAGCCGGACGAGTAAAGCAGCGGAAAAGGTATCTGCACCGCCGCTTTCCTAA
- a CDS encoding MotE family protein, giving the protein MEEVQEERPYSWWERFFYIFLIPALFASILGGVLLNFSGYDVVGMIQEQGNSIPVIEKIIPGSNEAEEAQPQTNPVEELQAKLQQKDEQIVQLEKDLAEKEATIKAIEEREAELEKMLEDKQADEAERQQQYQDLAKLYTSMSSRNAASIIGNLSLEEAVAVMSKMKPDDRADILSKMDPKKAADISVLFKDSVISKDDDIALLQQRINALTKALSETRPQSAVRLDSLVTSFSQMAPNDAAAILITMMGTNQSNALSILAEMANDKRAQVLAAISAQNQAMAAKISSALLR; this is encoded by the coding sequence ATGGAAGAGGTACAAGAAGAGAGGCCTTATAGCTGGTGGGAGCGATTCTTTTACATCTTCCTGATCCCTGCCTTGTTTGCCAGCATCCTGGGGGGAGTATTGCTTAATTTCTCTGGCTACGATGTTGTCGGCATGATCCAAGAGCAGGGCAACTCCATACCGGTGATTGAAAAAATTATACCAGGTAGCAATGAAGCAGAGGAAGCGCAGCCTCAAACCAATCCGGTCGAGGAGCTTCAGGCCAAACTGCAGCAAAAAGATGAGCAGATTGTGCAGTTGGAAAAAGATCTGGCAGAAAAAGAGGCAACGATCAAAGCGATTGAGGAACGTGAAGCAGAGCTAGAGAAGATGCTGGAAGACAAGCAGGCTGACGAAGCAGAACGTCAGCAGCAGTATCAGGATCTCGCCAAACTGTACACATCGATGTCGTCGAGGAATGCCGCTTCGATTATCGGCAACCTTTCGCTGGAAGAGGCGGTTGCTGTCATGTCCAAGATGAAACCGGATGACCGGGCCGATATTTTGTCCAAGATGGATCCCAAAAAAGCGGCGGATATTTCCGTTTTGTTTAAGGATTCCGTCATTAGCAAGGATGACGATATCGCACTGCTTCAACAGCGCATTAATGCGCTGACCAAAGCATTGAGTGAGACCCGTCCGCAAAGCGCCGTACGACTCGACTCGCTGGTTACTTCATTCTCACAAATGGCACCCAATGATGCTGCTGCGATTCTGATAACGATGATGGGTACCAACCAATCGAATGCCCTCTCTATTTTAGCGGAGATGGCGAACGACAAACGGGCCCAGGTATTGGCGGCCATTTCTGCACAAAACCAGGCAATGGCGGCGAAGATTTCCAGTGCGTTGCTTCGGTAA
- a CDS encoding flagellar hook-length control protein FliK, producing MNVANVMTTGGTTEPILSGTRQLAESAAPSLNNLFALQLGNMLQTMETPQLSTGVEELQSGEAEERSDSLLAMLEQLLANGLLTPEQHEQLTSSLQASQTANGGTDDSITLPAIGTGQGHRQLVATFMQQGLAEEQAVALANLLVDGSHSDKSPQQTALRQSAEQTANWLSKLLNASSADQPQKVVQPNGTSQEVVFRAEAPKRFAETGVNRENVSTANVTMEPLRLHRAIASYQAESGVYNRQQRNQAQSVPILGHAQPMVEEKGSMTNAQAMQNVQITQPQWFAQTQAAPQTGSYHVNSQQFTQQVGHLFLTQMKLTEADGVTEAKLVLHPRSLGQVDVKITSHNGVITAYFTADTASGKEMLDTQMSQLRSALIQQGLQVDRLEVTHQSSQQQAFDFQQQKEQGRQQQNQQPSGESTTTTDEQVEFSIEALTDESASLAALRD from the coding sequence ATGAATGTAGCCAATGTCATGACGACTGGCGGTACCACTGAGCCGATCCTATCTGGTACAAGGCAGTTGGCCGAGTCAGCGGCACCTTCCTTGAACAACTTGTTTGCTCTTCAGTTGGGAAACATGTTGCAGACGATGGAGACACCGCAGCTGTCAACAGGAGTGGAGGAACTGCAGAGTGGTGAGGCCGAAGAAAGATCCGACTCACTACTCGCTATGCTGGAACAGTTGCTGGCCAACGGTTTGCTGACACCAGAACAGCACGAGCAACTCACATCTTCCCTACAGGCTTCACAAACAGCTAACGGCGGCACAGACGACAGCATAACGCTGCCTGCCATCGGAACCGGTCAGGGGCACCGCCAACTCGTTGCTACGTTCATGCAGCAGGGGCTTGCGGAAGAACAAGCAGTAGCACTGGCCAACTTGCTTGTCGATGGGTCCCATTCAGACAAATCGCCGCAACAAACTGCGCTTCGGCAAAGCGCCGAACAAACCGCCAATTGGTTGAGCAAGCTGTTGAACGCTTCTTCAGCGGATCAACCACAGAAGGTGGTGCAGCCCAACGGAACTAGTCAGGAAGTGGTGTTTCGGGCTGAGGCACCAAAGCGATTTGCCGAGACAGGGGTAAACAGGGAGAACGTCTCCACTGCCAACGTCACCATGGAACCGCTCCGTCTCCACCGGGCGATTGCGAGTTATCAGGCAGAGAGTGGTGTCTACAACCGCCAGCAACGCAACCAGGCGCAGTCGGTGCCGATCCTCGGTCACGCGCAACCAATGGTTGAGGAGAAAGGGAGCATGACCAATGCGCAAGCGATGCAGAACGTGCAGATAACCCAGCCCCAATGGTTCGCGCAGACGCAAGCAGCTCCACAGACCGGCAGCTATCACGTCAACTCCCAACAGTTTACACAACAGGTTGGCCATTTGTTTTTGACACAGATGAAGCTGACGGAAGCGGATGGAGTGACGGAGGCAAAACTGGTGCTCCACCCTCGTTCACTCGGTCAGGTGGACGTGAAGATCACGTCGCACAACGGAGTGATTACCGCTTATTTCACAGCCGATACAGCAAGCGGCAAAGAGATGTTGGACACGCAGATGTCACAGTTGCGCAGCGCATTGATTCAGCAGGGATTGCAGGTAGATCGTTTGGAAGTGACGCATCAGTCATCTCAGCAGCAGGCATTTGATTTCCAACAACAGAAAGAACAGGGACGCCAGCAGCAAAACCAGCAGCCCTCAGGTGAATCCACCACAACAACGGACGAGCAAGTTGAGTTCTCCATAGAAGCACTAACAGATGAATCGGCTTCGCTTGCCGCATTGCGTGATTAG
- a CDS encoding TIGR02530 family flagellar biosynthesis protein, translating into MDHSFRVGHSYFPAKPATANNKQPSPTASKPFQQWLTENLQRPEQQTATSKLSFSQHALNRLEERGITLAKADLQRLEGAVDKAAAKGAKESLILMDNVAYVVSVVNQKVITAVDDMSMKENVFTNIDSAILL; encoded by the coding sequence ATGGACCATTCATTTCGCGTAGGACACAGTTACTTTCCTGCAAAACCGGCAACTGCCAACAACAAGCAGCCTTCGCCAACTGCCTCAAAGCCGTTTCAACAATGGCTGACGGAGAATCTGCAACGACCGGAGCAGCAGACGGCGACCAGCAAGCTCTCCTTTAGTCAGCATGCACTGAACCGCTTGGAAGAACGGGGAATTACGCTTGCAAAAGCCGATTTGCAGAGACTGGAAGGAGCGGTCGACAAGGCGGCTGCCAAAGGGGCAAAAGAGTCATTGATTCTGATGGATAACGTTGCCTATGTTGTTAGTGTCGTCAATCAAAAAGTGATCACAGCTGTTGATGACATGAGCATGAAAGAGAATGTTTTTACCAATATCGATAGTGCGATTTTGCTGTAA